The sequence CTCCGGTTATAATAATCGCTAAAAACTTTTTCATATATATCTTCTCCTTAATCTTCTTTAGTCGCTAATGTGTAGTAAACATCAGCATAAATTGCAGTCGCTTGTAAAAGCGTATCTATCTCAATGAATTCGTCAATCTGATGAGCATTCTGCTCATCGCATGGCTTTAACGGTCCAAAACAAACCGCTCCCGGGAACCGGCGCGCATAAGTGCCGCCACCCGTGGTTTTCAATGGCGTCTCATCACCGGTGTGTGCCTTATATATTTGATGCAGCGTTTGCACAAACTCGCCTTTCGGGTCACTATAATGCAGCGGGTAGAAAGCCTCGAGCGAAGTGTTCAGCCCGAGTCGGCTGAATACTTCGCCAATTTTCTCCAAGCCAAGTTTGTCATCCCACCCTTTCGGATAGCGGATATTTAAACGGATATACAACTCGCCATCTGCATAGCGGACGATGCCGGTGTTTAAAGTTAAACTGCCCATTTCCTCATCATCACAAGCTATATCTAAGCGAACTCCGGCAGTATCCTGAGCAACAGTTTGCTGCAAGATATCAATCACCGGACTGCTGATTTTGGCGGTTTCAAAGAAGTCCAGCAAAATAAAGTTTGCGTTCAATCCTTCATGCGGTACCTTCGCATGCACCGAAATACCGGTTGCTTGCAGTTCCACTGTCTGCGCGTCATGCATTACTGCAACACCCTGCTGCCCGCGCCGTGCTAAGAACTTACGGTATTCAGTTGCCACTGCTTCGCTGTCACTGACATGCAAACGTACCGTTGCCTGATCCGGCACAACATTAGCACGTTCGCCGCCTTGCCAGCTGAGTACCGTATCATCAGCAACAGTTCCGGCAACATCATAAATAATAAAGCCTTTTTCTGCATAAGTCATTGGAAACTCACCATCAGGAACAATCGCATATTTAGGGTAATCACGATATTTGAAATAAGTATCCAAGCAGCGCCAAATACTCGTTTCTTCATCGCCACCTAAAATCAATTTCAACTTCTTTCCGGCAACTTCCGGCAAACGGCTAACAATCCGCAATGCCGCATAGGCAGCAATCGTGCCACCCTTGTTATCGTTTGAGCCACGTCCGTAAACCCGACCATTGTCGACTACGCCGCCAAACTGCGGATAACTCCAGCCCGGAGTTACCGGCACTACATCCAAGTGGCCAACAAAAGCAATCTCGTCGCCATCTCCAGCAGTAATTTCACCGGCGCAGTATTCGAAGTTTTCATGTTTGAAACCATCGCGTTCAGCAAGTGTGTACATGCAATCAAAAGCATCCCGGATCGGTTCCCCTAAAGGTGCATCTTTAGTAATCTTTGCCTCATCGTAAACACTGGGCACCTGCACAATAGTTTGCAAATCGGCAATGATTTGCTCACGGTCTTTTTCAACCAAATCTTGCCAAAACTCTGCACTTTTACTCATCGTTTTTCCTCCAAAATTCAATTTGAATAAATAAAAAACCTTCCTGTAAGAACAGAAAGGCGATTTTACTCAAAACGAATTCTGCTCTCATCTCCCAAAGAAGTACTTCTTTGCAGGAATTAGCACCTTGTACATTGTACAGGTTGCCGGGCATCATCGGGCCAGTCCCTCCGCCACTCTGGATAAGAGTATTTTTATTTATTAGACTCATGGTACTACAAAAGTTAAATTGCTGTCAAGGTTATTTTTGATTATTGGATAAAATTGTTTCAATCTGGTCAAACAGATTGAAAATCGCCTGCACATGCTCATTGACGACTGCATCATCCTCAATCGGATATGAAAACCGCTGATTAGAAATTATGCCATATCGCTGATACGCACGGCGCACA comes from Culicoidibacter larvae and encodes:
- a CDS encoding Sapep family Mn(2+)-dependent dipeptidase, with protein sequence MSKSAEFWQDLVEKDREQIIADLQTIVQVPSVYDEAKITKDAPLGEPIRDAFDCMYTLAERDGFKHENFEYCAGEITAGDGDEIAFVGHLDVVPVTPGWSYPQFGGVVDNGRVYGRGSNDNKGGTIAAYAALRIVSRLPEVAGKKLKLILGGDEETSIWRCLDTYFKYRDYPKYAIVPDGEFPMTYAEKGFIIYDVAGTVADDTVLSWQGGERANVVPDQATVRLHVSDSEAVATEYRKFLARRGQQGVAVMHDAQTVELQATGISVHAKVPHEGLNANFILLDFFETAKISSPVIDILQQTVAQDTAGVRLDIACDDEEMGSLTLNTGIVRYADGELYIRLNIRYPKGWDDKLGLEKIGEVFSRLGLNTSLEAFYPLHYSDPKGEFVQTLHQIYKAHTGDETPLKTTGGGTYARRFPGAVCFGPLKPCDEQNAHQIDEFIEIDTLLQATAIYADVYYTLATKED